GTCAAGTGGACAGGCCATGGGGTTGGTgagctggggtggaggaggaTGAGAGATGTCTATTATGAGGCCCAGTGAAGGACTGGGGGAGTGGGGCTACCCCAGAGATGGGGGCCCAGGAAAAGTGGTAAAGTTTAGAGAGACACTAGGCCAGTGTGGACCCAGTAGATGGTAGGGGCCTAGGGGATGTCCAGGGGGAGGTATCCAGGAGACCATGGGATCCCAAGGTCTGAGGTTCAGGAGAGAAGCAGGGCCTAGGGAAAGAGATGTGGCTATGTATGATTTATACCTGGGCTCTTGTCCAGGGCTCTCTGTTAGAATCTCAGCTGCCTGCAGccttcacccccaccctgcctctcctCCGTGCTGTTGGGAATCCCTGCCTCTTTCATCCCAGGGCTGGCAAAGCATGTCCCCAAGTGCCCTTCCAGGCTTTGAGCCCTGGACCAGAGTGATGCTAGGTACTGGCTGGAACGAGAGCAAACAGCCCACAAGGGCGAGAGAATATTTATAACATCATCACCTCTTTAAGTTCTATGATGAGGGGAGGCAAACACACAGGCCAACAGAGCCAGGAATGCAGGAAGGTGGGCCCATATCTCATTTCGAGCGGGGCAGGAGGGGAGCCAAAAATGGATATTTTAGGTGCAGTCTCTCAATTATTACATGTTGTCCATTTAGATTCAGTTCAGATTTAAAATAACACTACTGCCTCAGCCAAACAGACCACATCTGGGAGCTAGATTCTGCACCCAGTTTGAGTCTCTGCCTTATAACTTCAGCTGTGGAGTGCCTGAGTGCAAATCCTCAGTCCTGCAATTTCCTAgtctaacttctctgtgcctcagtttcatcatccatAAGATGGGGACAATCCTATCTACCTGCCAGAGTTATTGTGAGAATTTAATGGGTTAATACGTGTAATGTGCTTGGAACAAttcttggcacataataagtactcTGTACATCTTATTGTAATTGCATCTTGCTAAGAGATTCATATATAACAtaggtttgtttaaaaaaaatttaacattttatttatttttgagagacagagcacaagtgggggaggggcagagaaagagagggagacacaggatctgaagcagtctccaggctctgagctgtgagcactgagcctgacacggggcttgaactcaggaacagggagatcatgagctgagcccaagttggacacttaaccaactgagccacccaggtgccccaacataggTTTATTTAAACCTCAAACGGTCCTTGCAGATAGGTATCATTGGGAGACCTATTTTCAAgttgaggaaacaggctcagtgAGGTAAGGTGACTTGCCTTTGGTCACACATGAGCATGTGGGACAACCCTGGAACCCGGAGCTCTTGCTCATCACGTCAGTTGTCTTTGCCCACTGCACCGCCCAATGTGCCTGGGCCCGGCCGTAGGCTTGGATGTGAATGTCCTTCTTCAGCCTAGTTGGCTGCCCACCTGCGGTGGGCCTTAGAACCGACTCCTGGTTGGTATCTTCTTCCCCAGAGTTGGAGATGGCCAAGGCCCGGAACCAACTTGATGCTGTCCTGCAGTGTCTGCTGGAGAAGAGTCACATGGACAGGTTGGGACCTAGCCCAGCAGGGGTTATGGGTCGTCCTGGGTGGATCTGGGTAGGACCCCAGAGGCTGGCTTAGGGAGGAAGGGGCCCAATGGAAAAGCTACTTGGTGCGTACCCACTTGCCCCTGGGAACCCTGAGCCCACAGTTCTCTTCCACTAGCAGGGAGCGCCTGGAGGAGGAAGCTGGGAAAACCCCCTCGGACACCCACAACAAGTAAGTTTTGTTAATGGGATCTGTATCTGAGGGCTTGTGCTGGATAACTCCCTTCTTCATCCAGGCTCTGACCACTCTGCCCCACACTTCCTCCACCGCAGTCCTGACCACCCTGCATGTACAGAGACCCTGTGGCAGCAGAAGCTTAGGTTTCCTTATGGTTGGCACTTCCAGCCCTGGAGGCGTGGGTGGGACGCAGGGTCTAAGAGTTCGGTGGGGTCCCTGTGAACATCTCAGTCTCCCCAGGGTACCTTTTGGGGTTTTAAGCAGGCATTTGTTTTAGAATCACCTGCTGACATCTTGTCTCTCCCCACAGGGATTGTTCCATTGCATCTACCGGCAAACGGTAAGGTGGCAGGGGCCCCAGCCAACTGACAAGAAgtctccagcccctgccctggtcCTGATGTTCTCCTGCCCCACACAGACCATCCGCCCGCTTCCCCCACCAgcggaggaagaagaggagggagatggATGACGGGCTGGCTGAGGGAGGGCCGCAGCGATCCAGTGAGTAGGCGGTGACTCTAGAGGGCAGGCCATGATGGGGAGCTATGGGAGGATGTTCACACACCTTCCCCTCCCATCACCCTAGACACATATGTGATCAAGCTGTTTGACCGGAGTGTGGACTTGGCTCAGTTCAGTGAGAACACACCATTGTACCCAATCTGCCGTGCCTGGATGCGCAACAGCCCCTCAGTGCGCGAGCGAGAACGCTCACCCAGCTCACCACTGCCCCCACTGCCTGAGGATGAGGAGGTTGGATGTGTGGTGGGCCCCCTCCCAGCAGCCAGTGGGGCAGTGGGTAGATAACCACAGGGTGTCCTCCCAAAGCTAGTGGGATAGACAGGCACAGGTCTCTGTCCCTCAGTGATTTCTGGTCTGATGAGGCACACAGATATGAACATTTTGGCTGAGAGTATGGATGGAACTCCCTAAACCAGACGGATACAGCTACCTGgcctgagagggagagggaacaggGTTCCCTTGGGCAGATAGATGTGACCAAAAGCTGGGGGGCTCAACAGGGGTCCTTAGTGCAAAAAGGTGTAGCCACCTGGCCTAGGGGAGAAGATGGGGGTCGTTGGGCTGAGCAGGAGTAACTGGGGGTCCCTGGGCTGGGCAGAGGTGGATGGGGGTCCCTGGATTGGACAGGAGACACTCCTTTGGCATGGCTCTTAAGACAGGCCCCTGTGAGACCCTCATGTCTATTGTCACTGGATGAGGCAGGAGGGGTGAAGTATATAGTGCTGGCCTTCTTTAACTCTCTTGGGCCCGGGGTGGGGCCCTTGTTTCCCCAGAGTTCAGAGGTCACCAGCAGCAAGAGTCGCGATGTGTACAAGCTGCCTCCACCCACAGCCGCTGGGCCATCTGGTGATGCTTGCAGGTCCCGAATTCCATCCCCGCTGCAGCCTGAGACCCAGGGTACTCCCGATGATGAGGTGGGTATGCAAACTGACCCAGGGCTATGGGGCATATGTTACGAGGCTCGGGCATGGCCACCCAGCCTGGCTTCTCTGTCCACTCAGCCCTCCGAGCCTGAGCCCTCACCATCCACACTCATCTACCGCAACATGCAGCGCTGGAAACGCATCCGCCAGAGGTGAGCATCCCCATCCTGTTCGCACCCCTATGGCCTCTGCCCCAACTGCTGagtcctccctctgcttctccacccccaccacaggTGGAAGGAGGCATCTCATCGGAACCAGCTTCGGTACTCAGAAAGCATGAAGATCCTACGGGAGATGTATGAGCGCCAGTGATGTTCCCCTGCTCCCCACATCCCCCCAATAAACATTCCCCTCCTTCACACCTTCACACTGGCCTCTGCTTGCTCCAGCCTATTCTTCCCAGCCCAGACATAAAGCAGTTGGTACCAGCTCTATCACATTTATTCGGGGAGTGGGCCTAGGTAGTATGAGGGGATAGGGGTGGCAGGGAATTCAAGGAGGGAGAAGGATTGTGGGGAACCGAAGAAAAAGTGGCTGCTTGGTTGGGTCTTGGAGAATAAGGGGAGGTGTGTGGAAGGTGGATTGCCTGGGATATGTGGTTGGAGACTTAGGGGTTAAGACAGAATGACTGGGGGGTTCTGGGTAGAGTTGGGGATGGGGCTTAGGATATCTGTGCAGAATCTGGGGAGATGGGGTGGGTGTCTGTACAGTCTGAGGCTGAGGGTCCTGCTTGGCCTGAAATAGGTGTCCAGGGGTGGGGGTCAGAAAAGGGTCTCAAGAGTCTGGGGGTGGCTGGCTGGGGTTTCAAGTCACAAGATGGGTAGGGGGAGTAGTGTCCAGTTGGAACGAGGGGGAAGGATCCAGAGTCTTGAGGACCAGGCCCAGATGGTCTGGGGTGGGAGGTCTGGGCAGTCTGGGATAtttgaggggtggagagggattATGCTTGACTGATCTAGGGTGGGAGCAGGGCTGGCCACACCATAACACAGTGTCAGAGTGGGGAAAGGATCAAAATGGGATTTGGAGATGTTTTAACAGATGAGtcagaaggaagcagaggagggaatTTTGAGTGGGTTTATATTGCCAAGAAAGTGGGGTCAGTGGGGCTGGGAGACTGTAGGCTGAAGGGTTGTGCTTGTAGGGCCTGGAAGCTAGGGAGGTGTCAGGGGGTTGAAAGCTGGAGGGGGTATGAGAGGGAGCGTCAGTAGAAAGGTCTAGGTTACCAGGGCAGAGCCTAGTTGGGAAGGGTCAGGGTAGGATCCCAGATTGGGTGGGTGGTTTTGGCGCGCTCAGGACATCTGGCTGGGCGGAGTCAGGTCGGCTTTAAAAGAGGGGGCCAGAGGCGGCTCCCAGGGTTCAGGCATGACCGCCTACTTGGCAGCAGCCTGCGGCGGCGGTGGAGCCTGGGCCGTCGCCTGGGCTGTCGCGGGAGCGGCCTGGATGGACAGGACGCCCTCAGGAGACAGCGCAGACGTCACGGCGGCAGGGTCCACACCAGGCGGCAAGCGGTAGCGGCGGTGGAACTCGCGTGCGATGTATCCATGCTCAtcctggagagagaaagagagatttgaGTGGCTCCGCCCTTTCCCTATAGACACCCCGTTGCTCCGGCCGGTGGGTCCCGCCTACGCATTCTGGTCCCACCCCCGCCAGCGGGCTCACCGGGCGCTCCTCGTGGCGCGCATGCACCTCCACGTGGTCGCCAACCACCTTGACGGCGATTTCCTCTGGGGAAAAGTGTTTCACGTCCAGCAGCACCGAGAAATGCCCAGGTTCCGTCGGGACCTAAGCACAGTCGATCGTcatggctggggcgggggggggggggaagggggggaagggggggagggggggggaggctcccagggcccagcaaggcccctccccccgcccgtTCCggggctgcccctgccccaggcctccgGAACTGGGCAGTCTCCCTTCCCACTCCCAGCCCCAAAGGATGTCTTCACCCGGAATAGCTGGGATCACCCCTCCCCCTGTAATCACAGATTTTCCTCTCACACAGACTGATGAGGCCCTCTTGTGCAAAGTCAGGGtaaccctgccccctcccccagtgtcAAGGACCCATAGCCAGCGTATCCTTTGGACACTGAgtccccagcccccttcctcccAGAACTCCTGGTGCCCTTATtgtaccccctccccaccaccaccagaaaTTGCCAAGATGCCTCTTCCCCCAGCCTCCAGAGTCTTCTCTTTACCCTCCCACTGGAGTCACGGGGCCGCTTACGCCCTCAACAGTTACCAGTATTCATCCTCCACTTCCCCGAGTGGCCAGCCCCCCCTTTCTCAAGTCACAGGACCCTTCCTCTGTCTCGAGACAGAGGGACACCACATACAGTCTCCAAACTCTTCCCCGAAAATGACAAAACATTCCTTCCCCTCAGGAGTCCCTGGGACCCCACACGCCCCCTTCAGAATGACTGAGCGCCCCCTTTTCCCCGGATCACCGGTCTCCTTCAGCCACCAACGCTCCCCCTCGGAGTGACCGCCGCACCCTATCAGTGACTCAGCCGTTCCAGCCCCTCAGAGCTGAGCCCCTCCTCAGAGGGTCAGGGACCTCCCACCCCCTTCAGTAATCCGACCGCTAAGATTCCATACTCCGGCAACTCTAGAAGCCCCTCTGAGTGGCCGGACTTTCCACCCCGCTCAAAGTCAGGGGGCAagcctgcctccccccccccccccccctcaggatGACCGGGGCCCCAAGCCTTGGAAGTGGCCGGGTTACCgccctcccccaggcctggcACCTGGGCGGCAGGCAGCGCCACGCTGGGTGCGCGCAGGTAGTAGGGGGCCAGCGTGGCGGGGCAGAGCGCAGCCAGCTCGGCCTCCAGCAGCCCCTCGCCGAAGCGCTGGTCGAAGAGGCGCCCGGGCAAAGGGGCCGAGGCGCGGCGCAGCCAAGACGGCTGCACAGGCACGGGGATCTCCATCCTgcttcgccgccgccgccgcccctaGGCTCCGCAGTGCCCCTGCGTGCGCGGCAGCCGCTCTTATAGTACGCCTTGTGTCCGCCCCTCGGCGGGCCGCCCGGGGACACTGGGACCGCGGCCAGCGCCGGCCATTAATAGAGCCTTATTTAGAAAGCCCAACAATGACTTGGCCATTTATTAAGCGCCTGCTGGATGCCAGAGGTGATCCCCCAATTTCCCAAAGGGGAAACTAAGGCTGAGGAGGCGCAGCCT
The Lynx canadensis isolate LIC74 chromosome E2, mLynCan4.pri.v2, whole genome shotgun sequence genome window above contains:
- the LIN37 gene encoding protein lin-37 homolog isoform X2; amino-acid sequence: MFPVKVKVEKSELEMAKARNQLDAVLQCLLEKSHMDRERLEEEAGKTPSDTHNKDCSIASTGKRPSARFPHQRRKKRREMDDGLAEGGPQRSNTYVIKLFDRSVDLAQFSENTPLYPICRAWMRNSPSVRERERSPSSPLPPLPEDEESSEVTSSKSRDVYKLPPPTAAGPSGDACRSRIPSPLQPETQGTPDDEPSEPEPSPSTLIYRNMQRWKRIRQRWKEASHRNQLRYSESMKILREMYERQ
- the LIN37 gene encoding protein lin-37 homolog isoform X1, translated to MFPVKVKVEKSELEMAKARNQLDAVLQCLLEKSHMDSRERLEEEAGKTPSDTHNKDCSIASTGKRPSARFPHQRRKKRREMDDGLAEGGPQRSNTYVIKLFDRSVDLAQFSENTPLYPICRAWMRNSPSVRERERSPSSPLPPLPEDEESSEVTSSKSRDVYKLPPPTAAGPSGDACRSRIPSPLQPETQGTPDDEPSEPEPSPSTLIYRNMQRWKRIRQRWKEASHRNQLRYSESMKILREMYERQ
- the HSPB6 gene encoding heat shock protein beta-6 translates to MEIPVPVQPSWLRRASAPLPGRLFDQRFGEGLLEAELAALCPATLAPYYLRAPSVALPAAQVPTEPGHFSVLLDVKHFSPEEIAVKVVGDHVEVHARHEERPDEHGYIAREFHRRYRLPPGVDPAAVTSALSPEGVLSIQAAPATAQATAQAPPPPQAAAK